Proteins from a single region of Apium graveolens cultivar Ventura chromosome 7, ASM990537v1, whole genome shotgun sequence:
- the LOC141672861 gene encoding zinc finger CCCH domain-containing protein 1-like codes for MADMPDPLSPRQSKSGMADMPDPPSPRQSESMTANMSDPLTPRQSELGKADMPDPPILRQSESGMSDLPDPPNPRQSESVINYFNQTTRNENTRRRDRTEDNEVEEDEASVIETNLLKRKKFLVSDGRLHFSTALKRLITSRETENHQAVFQFESSSEVQIENDSRATAALETETKFTRDARARHERVLKSGGDDKVYRGISAYVDHKAGFRRDQTVAGEKVGGSHGPLRASAHIRVSTRFDYQPDVCKDYKESGYCGYGDSCKYLHDRGDYKSGWQLEKEWDEKEKAIQKKLAREELGIEEDAEHCDDSLPFECSICSQAFRDPVVTKCKHYFCEQCALKHHAKNKKCFVCNAPTLGIFNTAQEIRRKLVLSR; via the exons ATGGCAGATATGCCCGATCCTCTTAGTCCTCGACAATCTAAGTCAGGGATGGCAGATATGCCCGATCCTCCTAGTCCACGACAATCTGAGTCAATGACGGCAAATATGTCCGATCCTCTTACTCCTCGACAATCTGAGTTAGGGAAGGCAGATATGCCCGATCCTCCTATTCTTCGACAATCTGAGTCAGGGATGTCAGATTTACCCGATCCTCCTAATCCTCGACAATCTGAGTCAG TGATCAATTATTTCAACCAAACAACAAGAAACGAGAATACCAGGAGACGGGATCGTACTGAGGATAATGAAGTTGAGGAAGATGAAGCTTCCGTAATTGAGACTAATTTGCTTAAGAGAAAAAAATTCTTGGTGTCGGATGGTAGGTTACATTTCTCTACTGCACTAAAACGTTTAATTACTTCTCGCGAAACTGAAAACCACCAGGCGGTGTTCCAATTTGAGTCTTCTAGTGAAGTTCAAATTGAGAATGATAGCAGGGCAACAGCAGCCCTTGAGACGGAGACTAAGTTTACGAGAGATGCCCGGGCAAGACATGAGAGGGTTCTTAAAAGTGGTGGCGATGACAAGGTGTACAGAGGAATTAGTGCATATGTTGATCATAAAGCGGGGTTTAGGAGAGATCAAACAGTTGCAGGGGAGAAAGTAGGTGGATCACATGGGCCTCTTCGTGCATCAGCTCATATCAGGGTGTCGACTAGGTTTGATTATCAGCCTGATGTTTGTAAAGATTACAAGGAAAGCGGGTACTGTGGGTATGGTGATTCGTGCAAGTATTTGCATGACCGTGGAGATTACAAGTCAGGATGGCAGCTGGAGAAAGAGTGGGATGAGAAAGAGAAGGCGATACAGAAAAAGTTGGCTCGAGAAGAGCTTGGAATTGAAGAGGATGCAGAACATTGCGATGATTCCTTGCCCTTTGAATGTTCTATTTGTAGTCAGGCATTTCGTGATCCTGTAGTTACCAAGTGCAAGCACTACTTCTGCGAGCAATGTGCTTTGAAG CACCACGCAAAGAACAAAAAGTGCTTTGTCTGCAACGCACCAACGCTTGGCATTTTCAATACAGCACAAGAGATTCGCAGAAAATTGGTGCTCAGCAGATGA
- the LOC141672445 gene encoding glutamate receptor 2.2-like: MNIVSFLIFLIISFRYPLFGTQVRAANGSLIRPTVKHEGNGIFSIAAIFDETCRQGKEAKVAVEMAIDDFSSIWKHHLVLQCRNSQGKPGRAAVAAKELISTHGVKLILGAHTREEASAIAEVASEEAHDVPVFLSFADITPKTPKCPCILQATPIQKVQMNAIAAIIQSWGLNKVTLIYENVPTLSSPESIVSQLSEALQRSGGELSHIFGITSFSLNSLQKELIQLKKQNHRVFVIHATLESGYRLYQNAKKLNMTGDGYVWIATDSITDQFHSVSPKNMSLLQGIIGTKTYFHENSLEFQDFRKRFQSHFRNIFPDEEYVEPGIFASQAYDAIQRISTDYFSGSREEFQCANWKIAPAKVVEIVNVVGKSYQSGYWTEGLGFSETLDDEALHHTSVEVLKEVLWLAKPWHTERQRRILAGRSEPIRVGVPAHSIFRQFVKVDTDPRTNVTSYDGFSIKVFEEVMKIANKDLTYKYVPFNGGTYNDLVEQISLGNFSAVAGDVTILEARHKYADFSQPYTESGMVLIVPIRSRLPSRMWLFMKPFTRKMWGLIVAITIYNGFTVWLIERNHNDEFRSGPVWNQIGTLYWLAFSTLFTLRGDRLHSNLSRMAMVVWLFVALIITQSYTASLSSMLTAQRLEPAVKDVATLKKMNATVGYCKGSFLRSYIIGTLGFDPGKVRKYPSTAGYAKALNSKEIAGIFLEVPPAKVFLAQYCKSFIKTEKTFKVGGFGFAFEKGFPLLPGINNAIMNITESGKLLELEKKYINSEECVDADTISDAEASIGLNSFSILFLLTGCTSTIALVMFVIRHFLKPETEHTNVFKAYIKRWRRYRRQTSARVINVESPRIRPDDPYLEARQSFSTASDVESVVDHQDAPHVR, translated from the exons ATGaacattgtttcttttctcaTCTTTCTTATTATATCGTTTCGGTACCCGTTGTTTGGTACACAAGTAAGAGCAGCGAACGGCAGCCTGATCCGCCCGACAGTGAAGCATGAAGGGAACGGAATATTTAGCATTGCCGCGATTTTTGATGAAACGTGTAGACAAGGGAAAGAGGCTAAAGTTGCAGTAGAGATGGCGATTGATGATTTTAGTTCCATTTGGAAACATCATCTGGTTCTTCAGTGTCGAAACTCCCAAGGCAAACCTGGCCGTGCAGCTGTAGCAG CAAAAGAGCTTATATCAACACATGGTGTAAAACTCATTTTGGGAGCTCATACACGAGAGGAAGCATCAGCAATTGCCGAGGTAGCTAGTGAAGAAGCTCATGATGTACCAGTATTTCTATCTTTTGCTGATATAACTCCGAAAACGCCTAAATGCCCTTGCATCCTTCAAGCTACACCAATCCAGAAAGTACAAATGAATGCAATTGCAGCTATCATACAATCTTGGGGATTGAATAAAGTTACTCTGATATACGAGAATGTGCCTACCTTATCCTCACCCGAGTCGATAGTTTCTCAACTTTCTGAGGCACTTCAACGATCCGGAGGTGAACTCTCTCACATTTTTGGTATCACCTCATTCTCTCTGAATTCACTACAAAAGGAGCTTATTCAGCTCAAGAAACAGAATCACAGAGTTTTTGTGATCCATGCAACTCTTGAATCCGGATATCGTCTGTACCAGAATGCAAAGAAACTGAACATGACAGGAGATGGCTATGTATGGATCGCAACAGACAGCATTACTGATCAATTCCATTCTGTCAGTCCCAAAAACATGTCATTGTTGCAGGGTATCATTGGAACCAAGACTTACTTTCACGAGAACTCGTTGGAATTTCAAGATTTCAGGAAAAGATTTCAGTCACACTTCAGGAATATTTTTCCTGATGAAGAATATGTTGAGCCTGGCATCTTTGCCTCTCAGGCCTACGACGCCATTCAAAGAATTTCAACAGATTATTTTAGTGGATCCAGGGAAGAATTTCAATGTGCCAACTGGAAAATAGCTCCTGCTAAAGTAGTGGAGATAGTAAACGTAGTTGGGAAGAGTTATCAAAGTGGTTATTGGACGGAAGGACTTGGATTTTCAGAAACACTTGATGATGAAGCACTTCACCACACTTCTGTCGAGGTTTTGAAAGAAGTCCTGTGGCTGGCAAAGCCATGGCACACCGAAAGACAGAGGCGTATTCTTGCAGGTAGATCAGAGCCAATTAGGGTGGGTGTGCCTGCACATTCGATATTTAGACAATTTGTAAAGGTTGACACTGATCCCAGAACTAATGTAACTTCTTATGATGGATTTTCCATTAAAGTGTTCGAAGAAGTGATGAAGATTGCAAACAAAGACCTGACCTACAAATATGTTCCGTTCAATGGAGGGACATATAATGATTTGGTGGAACAAATATCTTTAGGG AATTTTTCTGCAGTAGCTGGCGACGTAACAATTCTGGAAGCAAGACACAAGTATGCAGACTTTTCACAGCCTTACACAGAATCAGGAATGGTGTTGATAGTCCCAATTCGATCCAGATTACCTAGTCGAATGTGGCTCTTCATGAAGCCCTTTACGAGAAAAATGTGGGGCCTAATTGTAGCCATTACCATCTACAATGGCTTTACAGTTTGGTTGATAGAGAGAAATCACAATGATGAATTCAGATCAGGACCTGTCTGGAACCAAATTGGAACTCTCTATTGGCTAGCGTTTAGCACACTCTTCACTTTGCGCG GAGACAGACTGCATAGTAATTTATCAAGGATGGCAATGGTGGTGTGGCTTTTTGTGGCACTAATAATCACACAGAGCTACACGGCTAGCCTTTCGAGTATGCTCACTGCTCAAAGGCTTGAACCGGCTGTAAAGGATGTTGCAACACTCAAGAAGATGAATGCAACAGTTGGCTATTGCAAAGGGTCATTTCTTAGATCATACATAATCGGCACGTTAGGTTTTGACCCTGGAAAGGTCAGAAAGTATCCATCAACAGCTGGATATGCAAAAGCTCTCAACTCTAAAGAAATAGCTGGGATCTTTCTTGAAGTTCCTCCAGCTAAAGTGTTTCTTGCTCAGTACTGTAAAAGCTTCATTAAAACCGAGAAAACCTTCAAGGTTGGAGGATTTGGTTTC GCATTCGAGAAGGGCTTTCCTCTGCTTCCAGGCATAAACAACGCGATTATGAACATTACTGAAAGCGGTAAGCTTTTAGAACTTGAGAAAAAATACATAAACTCTGAAGAGTGTGTGGATGCAGATACTATTTCAGATGCAGAGGCTAGCATTGGCTTAAATAGCTTTTCGATACTGTTTCTGTTAACCGGATGCACATCAACAATTGCTCTTGTCATGTTTGTCATTCGACACTTTCTAAAGCCCGAGACAGAACACACAAATGTTTTCAAAGCTTATATCAAGAGATGGAGACGCTACAGAAGACAGACATCTGCTAGAGTTATCAACGTAGAAAGCCCGAGAATTCGTCCTGATGATCCTTACTTGGAAGCCAGACAATCCTTTAGTACAGCAAGTGATGTAGAAAGCGTTGTAGATCATCAGGATGCTCCTCACGTTAGATAA